From Canis lupus dingo isolate Sandy chromosome 24, ASM325472v2, whole genome shotgun sequence, a single genomic window includes:
- the PCK1 gene encoding phosphoenolpyruvate carboxykinase, cytosolic [GTP] — MPPQLQNGLNFSAKVIQGTLDSLPQAVRTFVENSVKLCQPEHIHICDGSEEENQQLLEHMEGQGMIKRLRKLNNCWLALTDPKDVARIESKTVIITQEQRDTVPIPKTGLSQLGRWMSEEDFEKAFNARFPGCMKGRTMYVIPFSMGPLGSPLSKIGIELTDSPYVVASMRIMTRMGTSVLEALGDGEFVKCLHSVGCPLPLKKPLVNNWPCNPELTLIAHLPDRREIISFGSGYGGNSLLGKKCFALRMASRLAKEEGWLAEHMLILGITNPKGQKKYFAAAFPSACGKTNLAMMNPSLPGWKIECVGDDIAWMKFDQQGNLRAINPENGFFGVAPGTSVKTNPNAIKTIQKNTIFTNVAETSDGGIYWEGIDQALAPGIRITSWKNKEWTPQDGEPCAHPNSRFCTPASQCPIIDPAWESPEGVPIEGIIFGGRRPTGVPLVYEALSWQHGVFVGAAMRSEATAAAEHKGKVIMHDPFAMRPFFGYNFGKYLAHWLSMAQRPAAKLPKIFHVNWFRKDKEGKFLWPGFGENSRVLEWMFNRINGEAGAKLTPIGYVPEDGGLNLKGLGEINTKELFHISKEFWEKEVEDIQKYLDEQVNTDLPYEIEREVLALKQRISQM, encoded by the exons ATGCCTCCTCAGCTCCAGAATGGCCTCAACTTCTCAGCCAAAGTCATCCAGGGCACCCTAGACAGCCTGCCCCAGGCGGTGAGAACATTCGTGGAAAACAGCGTGAAGCTGTGCCAGCCTGAGCACATCCACATCTGTGATGGCTCCGAGGAGGAGAACCAGCAGCTGCTGGAGCACATGGAGGGACAGGGCATGATCAAGAGGCTGCGGAAGCTCAACAACTG ctGGTTGGCTCTCACTGACCCCAAGGATGTGGCCAGAATTGAAAGCAAGACAGTCATCATTACCCAAGAGCAAAGAGATACTGTGCCCATCCCCAAAACAGGCCTCAGCCAACTAGGTCGCTGGATGTCAGAGGAGGACTTTGAGAAAGCTTTCAATGCCCGATTTCCAGGGTGCATGAAAG GTCGCACCATGTACGTCATCCCATTCAGCATGGGGCCCCTGGGCTCGCCTCTGTCAAAGATCGGCATCGAGCTGACGGATTCGCCCTACGTGGTGGCCAGTATGCGCATCATGACGCGGATGGGCACATCTGTCCTGGAAGCGCTGGGTGACGGGGAATTCGTCAAGTGCCTCCATTCTGTGGGATGTCCTTTGCCTTTAAAAA AGCCTTTGGTGAACAACTGGCCGTGTAACCCAGAGCTGACACTCATCGCGCACCTGCCCGACCGCAGAGAAATCATCTCCTTCGGGAGTGGGTACGGCGGGAACTCGCTCCTCGGGAAGAAGTGCTTTGCACTCAGGATGGCCAGCCGGCTGGCTAAGGAAGAAGGCTGGTTGGCAGAGCATATGCTG ATCCTGGGCATAACCAACCCCAAGGGCCAGAAGAAGTACTTTGCAGCAGCCTTTCCCAGTGCCTGCGGGAAGACCAACCTGGCCATGATGAACCCCAGCCTCCCCGGGTGGAAAATAGAGTGCGTGGGCGATGACATCGCCTGGATGAAGTTTGACCAACAAG GTAATTTAAGAGCTATCAACCCAGAAAATGGCTTTTTTGGTGTGGCTCCTGGAACCTCTGTGAAGACCAACCCCAACGCCATCAAGACCATCCAGAAGAACACCATCTTCACCAACGTGGCCGAGACCAGTGATGGGGGCATTTACTGGGAAGGTATTGACCAGGCACTGGCCCCAGGCATCAGGATCACTTCGTGGAAGAACAAGGAGTGGACCCCCCAGGATG GGGAACCTTGTGCCCATCCCAACTCACGCTTCTGCACCCCTGCCAGCCAGTGCCCCATCATCGACCCTGCCTGGGAGTCTCCGGAAGGGGTGCCCATTGAGGGCATCATCTTTGGAGGCCGCCGACCTACTG GTGTCCCTCTGGTCTACGAAGCTCTCAGCTGGCAGCATGGAGTTTTTGTGGGGGCGGCCATGCGATCAGAAGCCACAGCGGCTGCGGAGCACAAAG GCAAGGTCATCATGCATGACCCCTTCGCCATGCGGCCCTTCTTTGGCTACAACTTTGGTAAATACCTGGCTCATTGGCTCAGCATGGCCCAGCGCCCAGCAGCCAAGCTGCCCAAAATCTTCCACGTGAACTGGTTCCGGAAAGACAAGGAAGGCAAGTTCCTCTGGCCGGGCTTTGGTGAGAACTCCAGGGTGCTGGAGTGGATGTTCAATCGCATCAACGGGGAGGCGGGCGCCAAGCTCACACCCATAGGCTATGTCCCTGAGGACGGCGGCCTGAATCTGAAAGGCCTAGGTGAGATCAACACGAAGGAGCTTTTCCACATCTCCAAGGAGTTCTGGGAGAAGGAGGTAGAAGACATCCAGAAGTACCTGGACGAGCAGGTTAACACCGACCTCCCCTACGAAATCGAGAGAGAGGTCCTTGCCCTGAAGCAAAGAATCAGCCAGATGTGA